A stretch of Nonomuraea africana DNA encodes these proteins:
- a CDS encoding N-acetylmuramoyl-L-alanine amidase — translation MKARLRRSAALLAGSLIPLSLLMGQPASAVSADPMTDAFARAATTYEVPRDLLVTLAFAETHLDGHDGEPSASGGYGVMHLVSNPTAHTLERAATLTNQPLSALKTDDAANIVGGAAVLRAYADDLGLDATARKDPAKWYPVVAKYGNAASPDVARLYADTVYDLLAEGVDADTPAGESVTVRPQAVEPDRGAYARARDLNTSAAAAAVDYPSAHWVPAHSSNYAISSRPTSDAIDRIVIHVAQGSYAGTISWFQTGPRPNPTSAHYVVRSSDGDITQMVREKDRAFHAGDYNRRSVGIEHEGFVDNASWFTDTMYRASAALTRNIADRYGIPKDRTHIVGHHQVPGADHTDPGPHWDWTKYMQYVTNGSGGNPHTAESVCGSGYTVIDSAALGTAGTVYLLYNSGNGYNCVATIKRTSLGTPTATSAYLEVQGRTRVTDSGNFAYYAGPVRASAADKCVKWGGKAGSAVYDSPFEHCG, via the coding sequence GTGAAGGCTCGACTCCGCCGTTCGGCTGCCCTGCTGGCCGGCTCGCTCATCCCCCTCTCCCTCCTGATGGGACAGCCGGCCAGCGCCGTCTCCGCTGATCCCATGACCGACGCGTTCGCCCGCGCGGCCACGACCTACGAGGTGCCGCGCGACCTGCTGGTCACGCTCGCCTTCGCCGAGACCCATCTCGACGGGCACGACGGCGAGCCCAGCGCGAGCGGCGGCTACGGCGTGATGCACCTGGTGAGCAACCCCACCGCGCACACGTTGGAGCGCGCGGCCACGCTGACGAACCAGCCGCTCTCCGCGCTGAAGACCGACGACGCGGCCAACATCGTGGGCGGCGCGGCCGTCCTTCGCGCCTACGCCGACGACCTCGGCCTCGACGCGACGGCCCGCAAGGACCCGGCGAAGTGGTACCCCGTGGTGGCCAAGTACGGCAACGCCGCCTCGCCCGACGTCGCCAGGCTCTACGCCGACACCGTCTACGACCTGCTGGCCGAGGGCGTCGACGCCGACACGCCGGCCGGTGAGAGCGTCACCGTGCGGCCGCAGGCCGTCGAGCCCGACCGCGGCGCCTACGCCAGGGCGCGCGACCTGAACACCAGCGCGGCGGCTGCCGCCGTGGACTACCCCTCGGCCCACTGGGTGCCGGCACACAGCAGCAACTACGCGATCTCCAGCCGTCCCACCAGCGACGCGATCGACCGCATCGTCATCCACGTGGCCCAGGGTTCCTACGCCGGGACGATCTCCTGGTTCCAGACGGGACCCAGGCCCAACCCCACCTCCGCGCACTACGTCGTGCGCTCCTCCGACGGCGACATCACCCAGATGGTGAGGGAGAAGGACAGGGCCTTCCACGCGGGCGACTACAACAGGCGCTCGGTCGGCATCGAGCACGAGGGCTTCGTCGACAACGCCTCCTGGTTCACCGACACCATGTACCGGGCCTCGGCGGCGCTGACCCGCAACATCGCCGACAGGTACGGCATCCCCAAGGACCGCACCCACATCGTCGGACACCACCAGGTCCCCGGCGCCGACCACACCGACCCCGGCCCGCACTGGGACTGGACCAAGTACATGCAGTACGTCACCAACGGCAGCGGCGGCAACCCGCACACCGCCGAGTCGGTGTGCGGCAGCGGGTACACGGTGATCGACTCGGCGGCACTCGGCACGGCGGGCACCGTCTACCTGCTGTACAACTCGGGCAACGGCTACAACTGCGTGGCCACCATCAAGCGGACCTCGCTCGGCACGCCCACCGCCACCAGCGCCTATCTGGAGGTGCAGGGCAGGACGCGCGTCACCGACTCGGGCAACTTCGCGTACTACGCGGGTCCCGTGCGCGCCAGCGCGGCCGACAAGTGCGTCAAGTGGGGTGGCAAGGCAGGCTCGGCGGTCTACGACAGCCCCTTCGAGCACTGCGGCTAG
- a CDS encoding helix-turn-helix transcriptional regulator, with protein MDARHLLTSVFTVLSAPPGEILAPLSRMLADVVPHRALAMLTGDCARHPMRTHGQAALTERITSTELARLGSRVDVGVPWFGTAPLAGEPRQALAIAATPPDTSGALLVIVTADALPPSEAARELARRWWDLVSLQVAERAANQTPSAFASNRFVASERTRAIAELTEAHSATLTSILGALRSPGLDDATARTTATGLAVAALIDLRAATDLDRSLTEESAGAAFDRLADKLLPLTRYSEVSLELAGPRERERAVPADVANAARAVVRSAVLTMLDQGGIGRIRAGWEAADSELRISVRDDGPGTLAADTFVLHRLAELVDALGGELTIDAVPQWGTTVTATLPLTPLEGPRPGPLDTLNPRELEVLQQLALGRRNRQIAEHLHISEHTVKFHVANILEKLEVGSRTEAAAVAHTMGLAPVA; from the coding sequence ATGGACGCTCGCCACCTGCTCACCTCGGTATTCACCGTGTTGTCGGCGCCGCCTGGTGAGATTCTGGCCCCACTGTCCCGGATGCTGGCCGACGTGGTGCCGCACCGGGCGCTGGCGATGCTCACCGGCGACTGCGCCCGCCACCCGATGCGGACGCACGGTCAGGCCGCGCTCACCGAGCGGATCACCAGCACCGAGCTGGCCAGGCTCGGCAGCCGGGTCGACGTCGGCGTCCCGTGGTTCGGCACCGCGCCGCTGGCGGGTGAGCCCAGGCAGGCGCTGGCGATCGCCGCCACCCCGCCGGACACGTCGGGCGCCCTGCTGGTGATCGTGACTGCGGACGCGCTCCCGCCGAGCGAAGCCGCTCGCGAACTGGCGCGGCGCTGGTGGGACCTGGTCAGCCTGCAGGTGGCCGAACGTGCCGCGAACCAGACGCCTTCCGCCTTCGCCAGCAACCGCTTCGTGGCGAGCGAGCGGACCAGAGCGATCGCCGAGCTCACCGAGGCCCACTCCGCCACTCTCACCTCGATCCTGGGGGCGCTGCGCAGCCCCGGCCTCGACGACGCCACCGCCCGCACGACGGCCACCGGCCTCGCGGTCGCCGCGCTGATCGACCTGCGGGCCGCCACCGATCTGGACCGCTCGCTCACCGAGGAGAGCGCGGGGGCGGCCTTCGACCGGCTGGCCGACAAGCTGCTGCCGCTGACCCGGTACAGCGAGGTGTCGCTCGAGCTCGCGGGGCCTCGGGAGCGGGAGCGGGCCGTACCCGCCGACGTCGCCAACGCCGCGCGGGCGGTGGTTCGCAGCGCCGTACTGACCATGCTCGACCAGGGCGGCATCGGCAGGATCAGGGCGGGCTGGGAGGCGGCGGACAGCGAGCTGCGCATCAGCGTCCGCGACGACGGGCCCGGAACGCTGGCCGCCGACACTTTCGTCCTGCACCGCTTGGCCGAGCTGGTCGACGCGCTGGGTGGCGAACTGACGATCGACGCGGTCCCCCAATGGGGCACCACGGTGACCGCCACGCTGCCCCTCACCCCGCTGGAAGGGCCGCGACCAGGACCTCTCGACACGCTCAACCCGCGCGAGCTGGAGGTCCTGCAGCAGCTCGCGCTCGGGCGGCGCAACCGGCAGATCGCCGAGCACCTGCACATCAGCGAGCACACGGTGAAGTTCCACGTGGCCAACATCCTGGAGAAGCTCGAGGTCGGCTCGCGCACGGAGGCGGCCGCGGTCGCGCACACCATGGGCCTGGCCCCCGTCGCCTGA
- a CDS encoding NADP-dependent oxidoreductase, with product MKALIASSYAPVDQLSVAEVPTPSPGPGEVLVKVVAAALNPLDAKLATGELKEMFPVQHPFVLGMDAVGIVTAVGEAVSGFAVGDDVAVYGRGTLAEYAVVPVGPGLVHLPSGLDAVRGAALITVAMTAECVIAAAEVKPDHDVLVVGATGGVGGLVVQLAAQEGARVFATAAPADTDYARDLGAHLTIDHTGTDTVEEALRLHHEGFDTVIDLVNAGAALTATAPAVRRGGRLVSTLYGPEVIGDLTPVYVYMTPESGDLARQAARVAEGRLAVDVAATYPFARSPQAVADLVAGVYTRGKVVVTF from the coding sequence ATGAAGGCACTCATCGCATCCTCGTATGCCCCTGTTGATCAGTTGTCGGTCGCCGAGGTCCCGACACCTTCCCCCGGCCCCGGCGAGGTCTTGGTGAAGGTGGTGGCGGCGGCGCTCAACCCGCTCGACGCCAAGCTCGCCACCGGGGAGCTGAAGGAGATGTTCCCCGTCCAGCACCCGTTCGTGCTCGGCATGGACGCCGTGGGGATCGTGACGGCGGTCGGCGAGGCGGTCTCCGGGTTCGCCGTGGGCGACGACGTGGCCGTCTACGGGCGCGGCACCCTCGCCGAGTACGCGGTCGTCCCCGTGGGGCCAGGGCTGGTGCACCTGCCGAGCGGCCTGGACGCGGTGCGGGGGGCGGCGTTGATCACGGTCGCCATGACAGCCGAGTGCGTCATCGCCGCCGCGGAGGTGAAGCCGGACCACGACGTGCTGGTCGTCGGTGCGACCGGCGGAGTCGGCGGGCTCGTCGTCCAGCTGGCCGCTCAGGAGGGCGCCAGGGTGTTCGCCACGGCCGCGCCCGCTGACACCGACTACGCCCGCGACCTCGGCGCGCACCTGACCATCGACCACACCGGCACCGACACCGTCGAAGAGGCGTTGCGGCTGCACCACGAGGGGTTCGACACCGTGATCGACCTGGTCAACGCGGGTGCCGCCCTGACGGCCACGGCTCCTGCCGTACGGCGGGGCGGGCGCCTGGTCTCGACACTCTACGGACCTGAGGTCATCGGCGACCTCACGCCTGTGTACGTCTACATGACCCCCGAATCCGGCGATCTGGCACGGCAGGCCGCGCGAGTGGCCGAAGGACGGCTGGCGGTCGACGTCGCCGCCACATACCCGTTCGCCCGGTCCCCTCAAGCGGTGGCCGACCTGGTCGCGGGTGTCTACACCCGCGGCAAGGTCGTGGTCACGTTCTGA
- a CDS encoding DUF6640 family protein, whose translation MSAGKIVLTATALFTAISPFVADWNETHIHNPNWPPHAKFHNGQTMSMGAALGLSTLAALWWRRRELSHDRLLAATTAASLYWITQASAALYPDADFYDPETPRLPANQIVLFVLPILGLNAAGYALERRRLR comes from the coding sequence ATGAGCGCAGGAAAGATCGTCCTGACCGCGACCGCGCTGTTCACCGCGATCAGCCCGTTCGTGGCGGACTGGAACGAGACCCACATCCACAACCCCAACTGGCCGCCGCACGCCAAGTTCCACAACGGGCAGACCATGAGCATGGGAGCGGCGCTGGGACTGTCCACGCTGGCCGCGCTGTGGTGGCGGCGCAGGGAGCTGTCCCATGACCGCCTGCTCGCCGCCACGACGGCGGCCTCGCTGTACTGGATCACCCAGGCGTCGGCGGCGCTCTACCCTGACGCCGACTTCTACGACCCGGAAACCCCGAGGCTTCCCGCGAACCAGATCGTGCTGTTCGTGCTGCCGATCCTCGGCCTCAACGCCGCGGGATACGCCCTGGAGCGCCGCCGTCTGCGGTGA
- a CDS encoding LamG-like jellyroll fold domain-containing protein, with amino-acid sequence MRVLRGLLTATLILAISPAVSARADGVPEPPTTIQEQPKTEESAVAAARRTGRPVEIESMRTETRQVFAKPDGTLTLEQHVRPVRVRQSGSWVPVDTTLRLNPDGTVGPAAAAVGLTFSGGGAAPLAKLSRGAKSLELGWQGTLPTPTLKGDTATYAEVMPGVDLQVTADVDGFSHLLVVKSRAAAASMTELTFPLSVSGLSVKSDKAGNLEAVDRNEGTIFIAPTPKMWDSEGITSPQALKEGRSPEAREAPMGVELSGKQLRLKPDRKMMTDPKTRFPVYLDPYFSAARNAWTAVWSNWPNSNYLNSSDVARVGHVESQTNRSFFQMNTGSTIHGKQIIKATLRTYETWSYSCSARKVEAWATNPISSSTTWNRQPAWVRLLSTVNVAKGWGSACMPGGVEFDVTSQVVDAAAKKWPNVTIGLRATSETDVYAWKKFKNNPSLVIEYNSLPTNPLAADAWSDPGGPCVSGDARPIIGTAAPKLWAKLKDTDNSVQGRFEWYNAAGVKTGEHLTPMGSTGTAFYATIPVSLYADGALIRWRVRAEDGKATSAWSPYCEATVDTTAPGREPEISSPQYTENGWSDGVGLPGTFRFAPNGVADVAAYVWGLDSTPATEVAPGPDGSATIALTPRHDGPNVLSVRSKDRAGQLGPIRTYVFNVNAGQGPSGHWTLDEGQGTQAADTVNAHPATLYGAAWTSGKTGAALKLASAYAQTSGPVIDTSRNFTVSAWARLTGTTASATAVTQEGGRTGAFSLQYAKANDRWALTVAGSDADGAPAVRALSAAAPRLNEWTHLAGVYDSAAGQMSLYVNGRLEAAVAVTPPWNAPGPLTIGRGKVNGAAAEHWPGDVDEVRVYSRAMFADEIADLVNSAATLVGHWKLDEESGLSAADASGRATAATLSGAASWTSGWLDGALALDGVNGYAQTTAPVVNTRTGFTVAAWTQLDYLPTRDTAAVAQPGTRAAGFQLGFDKEQQRWTLGMAAADTDTAALVRTRSDAIPNPLEWTHIAGVYDPLAGQLRVYVNGRLSTTTVTDHLSAWNATGPLQLGRTKTAGAFTGFWPGTVDDVRTYDGVLSAEHIAQLAAQ; translated from the coding sequence ATGCGGGTACTGCGTGGGCTGCTCACGGCGACGTTGATCTTAGCGATCTCTCCGGCGGTGTCCGCCAGGGCGGACGGTGTGCCGGAGCCACCGACGACCATCCAGGAGCAACCGAAGACCGAGGAGTCCGCGGTCGCGGCGGCCCGTCGCACCGGTCGGCCGGTCGAGATCGAGTCGATGCGGACGGAGACCCGCCAGGTCTTCGCCAAGCCGGACGGCACCCTCACGCTGGAGCAGCACGTACGCCCGGTGCGCGTACGCCAGTCCGGCAGCTGGGTCCCCGTCGACACCACCCTCCGCCTCAACCCCGACGGCACGGTCGGCCCGGCCGCGGCGGCGGTCGGGCTGACGTTCTCCGGCGGCGGCGCCGCCCCGCTGGCCAAGCTGTCACGTGGCGCCAAGTCCCTGGAACTCGGCTGGCAGGGCACGCTGCCCACGCCCACGCTGAAGGGCGACACCGCCACCTACGCCGAGGTCATGCCGGGCGTGGACCTCCAGGTCACCGCGGACGTGGACGGCTTCTCCCACCTCCTGGTGGTCAAGTCGCGAGCCGCCGCGGCGAGCATGACGGAGCTGACGTTCCCACTGTCCGTCTCCGGCCTGTCGGTGAAGTCGGACAAGGCAGGCAACCTCGAGGCCGTCGACAGGAACGAGGGCACGATCTTCATCGCGCCCACCCCGAAGATGTGGGACTCCGAGGGGATCACGAGCCCGCAGGCGCTCAAGGAGGGCCGCTCCCCAGAGGCCCGTGAGGCTCCGATGGGCGTGGAGCTGTCGGGCAAGCAGTTGCGGCTCAAGCCCGACAGGAAGATGATGACGGACCCGAAGACCCGGTTCCCCGTCTACCTGGACCCGTACTTCTCGGCCGCGCGCAACGCCTGGACGGCCGTCTGGAGCAACTGGCCCAACTCCAACTACCTCAACTCCAGCGACGTCGCCAGGGTGGGCCACGTCGAGTCGCAGACGAACCGCTCGTTCTTCCAGATGAACACCGGCTCGACCATCCACGGCAAGCAGATCATCAAGGCGACGCTGCGCACGTACGAGACGTGGTCGTACTCGTGCAGTGCCCGCAAGGTCGAGGCCTGGGCGACCAACCCCATCAGCTCCAGCACCACCTGGAACAGGCAGCCCGCGTGGGTCAGGCTGCTCTCCACGGTGAACGTGGCCAAGGGCTGGGGTTCGGCCTGCATGCCCGGCGGCGTCGAGTTCGACGTCACCTCGCAGGTCGTGGACGCCGCCGCCAAGAAGTGGCCCAACGTCACCATCGGCCTGCGCGCCACCAGCGAGACCGACGTGTACGCCTGGAAGAAGTTCAAGAACAACCCGAGCCTGGTCATCGAGTACAACTCGCTGCCCACCAACCCGCTGGCGGCCGACGCCTGGTCGGACCCGGGCGGCCCCTGTGTCTCCGGTGACGCACGGCCGATCATCGGCACCGCCGCACCGAAGTTGTGGGCCAAGCTGAAGGACACCGACAACTCGGTCCAGGGCCGCTTCGAGTGGTACAACGCCGCCGGGGTGAAGACGGGTGAGCACCTCACGCCCATGGGATCGACGGGCACCGCCTTCTACGCGACGATCCCGGTGAGCCTGTACGCCGACGGCGCGCTGATCCGCTGGCGGGTCCGCGCCGAGGACGGCAAGGCCACCAGTGCGTGGAGCCCGTATTGCGAGGCCACCGTGGACACCACGGCCCCCGGCAGGGAGCCGGAGATCTCCTCGCCCCAGTACACGGAGAACGGCTGGAGCGACGGGGTCGGTCTCCCCGGCACGTTCAGGTTCGCCCCGAACGGCGTCGCCGACGTCGCCGCCTACGTCTGGGGCCTCGACTCCACGCCCGCGACGGAGGTCGCGCCCGGCCCGGACGGCAGCGCCACGATCGCGCTGACACCGCGCCACGACGGCCCCAACGTGCTGTCGGTACGCAGCAAGGACCGCGCGGGCCAACTCGGCCCGATCCGCACCTACGTCTTCAACGTCAACGCGGGCCAGGGCCCGAGCGGTCACTGGACGCTGGACGAGGGCCAGGGCACCCAGGCGGCCGACACCGTGAACGCCCACCCCGCGACGCTGTACGGCGCGGCTTGGACCTCCGGCAAGACCGGCGCGGCACTCAAACTGGCCAGCGCCTACGCCCAGACCTCGGGCCCCGTCATCGACACCAGCCGCAACTTCACCGTCAGCGCCTGGGCCCGCCTGACCGGCACGACGGCCTCCGCCACCGCCGTCACCCAGGAGGGCGGCAGGACGGGCGCGTTCTCGCTGCAGTACGCCAAGGCCAACGACCGCTGGGCGCTGACCGTGGCGGGCTCGGACGCGGACGGCGCGCCGGCGGTGCGCGCCCTGTCCGCCGCCGCGCCGAGGCTGAACGAGTGGACCCACCTGGCCGGCGTCTACGACTCGGCGGCGGGCCAGATGTCGCTCTACGTGAACGGCAGGCTGGAGGCCGCGGTCGCCGTCACGCCGCCGTGGAACGCCCCAGGCCCCCTGACGATCGGCCGCGGGAAGGTCAACGGGGCGGCTGCGGAGCACTGGCCCGGAGACGTCGACGAGGTGCGGGTCTACAGCCGCGCCATGTTCGCCGACGAGATCGCCGACCTGGTCAACAGCGCTGCCACGCTGGTCGGCCACTGGAAGCTGGATGAGGAGTCCGGCTTGTCGGCGGCCGACGCCTCGGGCCGCGCGACGGCCGCGACGCTGTCCGGAGCCGCCTCGTGGACCTCGGGATGGCTGGACGGGGCGCTCGCGCTCGACGGCGTCAACGGCTACGCCCAGACGACCGCACCCGTGGTCAACACCAGGACCGGGTTCACCGTGGCCGCGTGGACCCAGCTCGACTACCTGCCCACCCGTGACACGGCGGCCGTGGCCCAGCCGGGCACCAGGGCCGCCGGATTCCAGCTCGGCTTCGACAAGGAACAGCAGCGGTGGACCCTCGGCATGGCCGCCGCCGACACCGACACCGCCGCTCTCGTCCGCACCCGCTCCGACGCCATCCCGAACCCACTCGAATGGACCCACATCGCCGGCGTGTACGACCCGCTGGCCGGTCAGCTCCGCGTCTACGTCAACGGCCGCCTGTCCACCACCACCGTCACCGACCACCTGAGCGCATGGAACGCCACCGGCCCGCTGCAACTGGGCCGAACCAAGACCGCGGGCGCCTTCACCGGCTTCTGGCCGGGGACGGTGGACGACGTCCGCACGTATGACGGCGTCTTGAGCGCCGAGCACATCGCCCAGCTAGCCGCCCAGTAA